Proteins from a genomic interval of Lolium perenne isolate Kyuss_39 chromosome 1, Kyuss_2.0, whole genome shotgun sequence:
- the LOC127313890 gene encoding zinc finger BED domain-containing protein RICESLEEPER 2 isoform X2 codes for MAGRNSHPPLTPSASRLRGPDSGLRHSASAAPLRSSSPAAFIPPLEWFGEICGEQPAFGEVLGDPHASGEVHGELQGGSELQRKKSRKKVTVTQSEKISPTAGSKRPLSEASGSLRASKSAKVMNAKVVMTQLENSSKTVGRKLAPIVSRSPMTMARKRAHSHASSPNLAGTSKTPSLHDLSAAATSGTPTSMHDLSHDATNGTPTSMHDLSLAATSGTPTSMHDLSPDATNGSTRKSRRLTSTIWKDAEPIYVGRFLMQGRCKYCGNVFPASRATGTSQLGRHLKVCEVKNSMDGVMKQIKTSVEIVPDWEFDQEAVRSELSPAASNGTPTSMHDLSPDATDGTPTSMHDLSPAATSCTPTSMHDLSPDPTNGTSTSMHDLPPTATNGSKRKQRKLTSIIWKDAEPIYIDGVLMQGRCNYCNNVFPASRVSGTSQLGRHLKVCEVKNSMDGVIQQIKTSDEIDPDWKFDQEAARSELVKLIVLHGLPFSFVEYYGFRKFCASLNPWFKSVNRVTIENDCMDAYHQYKNAYESFFKNCNYRVSLSCDMWTSNQKLEYLCITCHWIDSKWKVRHKIIRFCLVETPHDAWNMFGVVLNSLRDWNIENKLFSFTTDNAEVNTKMVSHLRKNLVDRNLIHHEGKLLHIRCAAHVLNLVVQDGLRTMKSVVDNIRENVKYIRSSQFRKEQFAKMVAKVGIKCKHQPSLDVSTRWNSTFQMLESTLPFRKVFETLEEQEPNYTFGPSDEEWKMVEEICQLLKVFCHATNVISGSNYPTSNLYFLEIWSVKLVLDEQAKSDNGTIRIMVNEMKKKFHMYFMESYLTNCIPVILDPRFKMQHVEFRLKQYFGVDADKHIQEVRTAIEALFTEYAAEFEDNVDILSQERKGQEVALADSALSDWDEHVKLKKAKNRDELQRYLDEDFHPRTPDFDILKWWAVNSARYPTLGNIARDVLPVPASSIASESAFSTCRRVITDHRSSLAAETVEALMCFGDWIRPSGSSSSKASTPHVMPSTVDEEMTLLKAQAGEKNWSEE; via the exons ATGGCCGGAAGAAATTCGCACCCTCCGCTCACCCCCTCCGCATCGAGGCTCCGTGGCCCTGACTCTGGTCTCCGTCACTCAGCCTCCGCTGCCCCCCTCCGCTCCTCTTCTCCGGCCGCGTTCATCCCGCCCCTCGAGTGGTTCGGCGAGATCTGTGGGGAGCAGCCGGCGTTCGGCGAGGTTCTTGGGGATCcgcacgcgtccggcgag GTCCATGGGGAGTTGCAGGGCGGCAGCGAGCTCCAGCGGAAAAAGAGCCGCAAGAAG GTTACAGTCACACAATCAGAAAAAATATCTCCAACTGCAGGGAGCAAAAGACCACTTTCAGAGGCTAGTGGTAGCTTAAGAGCAAGCAAGTCTGCCAAAGTTATGAATGCCAAG GTTGTCATGACTCAATTGGAAAACAGTTCTAAAACCGTAGGAAGAAAATTGGCTCCAATCGTCTCTAGATCTCCTATGACGATGGCAAGAAAAAGGGCGCACTCACATGCAAGTTCTCCAAATTTAGCCGGGACTTCGAAGACCCCTTCTTTGCATGATCTATCAGCTGCTGCTACAAGTGGTACTCCAACTTCTATGCATGATCTATCACATGATGCCACAAATGGTACTCCAACTTCTATGCATGATCTATCACTCGCTGCTACAAGTGGTACTCCAACTTCTATGCATGATCTATCTCCTGATGCTACAAATG GCTCCACACGCAAATCACGCAGGCTTACCTCTACAATTTGGAAGGATGCTGAGCCAATATATGTTGGTAGGTTCTTAATGCAAGGCCGATGCAAGTATTGCGGCAATGTATTTCCAGCATCTAGGGCCACAGGTACCAGTCAACTTGGTAGACACTTGAAGGTATGTGAGGTGAAAAATTCAATGGATGGGGTGATGAAGCAAATTAAAACTTCTGTTGAAATAGTCCCTGACTGGGAATTTGATCAAGAAGCTGTAAGGAGTGAATTATCACCTGCTGCTTCAAATGGTACTCCAACTTCTATGCATGATCTATCACCTGATGCTACAGATGGTACTCCAACTTCTATGCATGATTTATCACCCGCTGCTACAAGTTGTACTCCAACTTCTATGCATGATCTATCACCTGATCCTACAAATGGTACTTCAACTTCTATGCATGATCTACCACCCACTGCTACAAATG GCTCCAAACGCAAACAACGCAAGCTTACCTCTATCATTTGGAAGGATGCTGAGCCAATATATATTGATGGGGTATTGATGCAAGGCCGATGCAATTATTGCAACAACGTATTTCCAGCCTCTAGGGTCTCAGGTACCAGTCAACTTGGTAGACACTTGAAAGTATGTGAGGTGAAAAATTCAATGGATGGGGTGATTCAGCAAATAAAAACTTCTGATGAAATAGACCCTGATTGGAAATTTGATCAAGAAGCTGCAAggagtgagcttgttaagttaaTTGTCTTGCATGGGCTGCCCTTCTCATTCGTCGAGTATTATGGTTTTAGAAAGTTTTGTGCATCATTGAATCCCTGGTTCAAGTCTGTCAATAGAGTAACTATCGAAAATGATTGCATGGACGCTTACCATCAATACAAAAATGCCTATGAAAGTTTCTTCAAGAATTGCAATTATAGAGTATCTCTAAGTTGTGATATGTGGACTTCGAACCAAAAACTTGAATACCTTTGTATCACATGCCACTGGATTGATAGTAAATGGAAAGTTAGGCACAAAATCATAAGGTTTTGCCTAGTTGAAACACCCCACGATGCATGGAATATGTTTGGTGTGGTACTAAATAGCCTTCGTGATTGGAACATTGAGAACAAGCTATTTAGCTTCACAACAGATAATGCAGAAGTTAACACCAAAATGGTTAGCCATCTCAGAAAAAATCTTGTTGATCGAAACCTTATCCATCATGAAGGGAAACTGTTACACATTCGCTGTGCGGCTCATGTGCTAAATTTAGTAGTGCAAGATGGATTGAGAACCATGAAGTCTGTTGTGGACAACATCAGAGAGAATGTAAAATACATCAGAAGTTCTCAGTTTAGAAAAGAACAATTTGCCAAAATGGTTGCAAAAGTTGGAATAAAATGTAAACACCAGCCTTCACTAGATGTTTCTACAAGATGGAACTCCACATTCCAGATGCTCGAGTCCACATTACCATTCAGAAAAGTCTTTGAGACATTAGAGGAACAAGAACCAAATTATACATTTGGTCCTTCAGATGAGGAATGGAAAATGGTTGAAGAGATTTGTCAGCTTCTAAAGGTATTCTGCCATGCCACCAATGTTATTTCAGGCTCAAATTACCCAACCTCTAATCTCTATTTCCTCGAGATTTGGAGTGTCAAACTTGTTCTAGATGAACAAGCAAAGAGCGACAATGGTACAATCAGAATCATGGTGAATGAAATGAAGAAGAAATTTCATATGTACTTTATGGAGTCATACCTGACAAACTGCATACCGGTGATACTCGACCCAAGGTTTAAAATGCAACATGTTGAGTTCCGATTGAAACAATATTTTGGAGTTGATGCGGATAAACATATCCAAGAAGTGAGGACAGCTATCGAAGCCCTGTTTACTGAATATGCAGCTGAATTTGAAGATAATGTCGATATCTTGTCACAAGAACGAAAGGGCCAGGAAGTTGCTTTGGCTGATAGTGCCCTTTCAGATTGGGATGAACATGTAAAGCTTAAGAAAGCTAAAAACCGTGATGAGCTGCAAAGGTACCTTGATGAAGACTTCCATCCTCGTACACCAGATTTTGACATCTTAAAATGGTGGGCTGTGAACTCTGCAAGGTACCCAACACTTGGCAACATTGCCCGTGATGTGCTACCTGTTCCAGCTTCAAGTATTGCCTCTGAATCTGCGTTTAGCACGTGCCGGAGAGTTATTACAGATCACAGAAGTAGCCTAGCAGCTGAAACAGTTGAGGCATTAATGTGTTTTGGAGATTGGATTAGACCTAGCG GATCTTCTTCTTCCAAAGCAAGCACACCTCATGTGATGCCATCTACCGTTGATGAG GAAATGACACTTCTGAAAGCTCAGGCTGGTGAGAAGAACTGGAGTGAAGAATAA
- the LOC127313890 gene encoding zinc finger BED domain-containing protein RICESLEEPER 2 isoform X1, producing MAGRNSHPPLTPSASRLRGPDSGLRHSASAAPLRSSSPAAFIPPLEWFGEICGEQPAFGEVLGDPHASGEVGGEPHASGEVHGELQGGSELQRKKSRKKVTVTQSEKISPTAGSKRPLSEASGSLRASKSAKVMNAKVVMTQLENSSKTVGRKLAPIVSRSPMTMARKRAHSHASSPNLAGTSKTPSLHDLSAAATSGTPTSMHDLSHDATNGTPTSMHDLSLAATSGTPTSMHDLSPDATNGSTRKSRRLTSTIWKDAEPIYVGRFLMQGRCKYCGNVFPASRATGTSQLGRHLKVCEVKNSMDGVMKQIKTSVEIVPDWEFDQEAVRSELSPAASNGTPTSMHDLSPDATDGTPTSMHDLSPAATSCTPTSMHDLSPDPTNGTSTSMHDLPPTATNGSKRKQRKLTSIIWKDAEPIYIDGVLMQGRCNYCNNVFPASRVSGTSQLGRHLKVCEVKNSMDGVIQQIKTSDEIDPDWKFDQEAARSELVKLIVLHGLPFSFVEYYGFRKFCASLNPWFKSVNRVTIENDCMDAYHQYKNAYESFFKNCNYRVSLSCDMWTSNQKLEYLCITCHWIDSKWKVRHKIIRFCLVETPHDAWNMFGVVLNSLRDWNIENKLFSFTTDNAEVNTKMVSHLRKNLVDRNLIHHEGKLLHIRCAAHVLNLVVQDGLRTMKSVVDNIRENVKYIRSSQFRKEQFAKMVAKVGIKCKHQPSLDVSTRWNSTFQMLESTLPFRKVFETLEEQEPNYTFGPSDEEWKMVEEICQLLKVFCHATNVISGSNYPTSNLYFLEIWSVKLVLDEQAKSDNGTIRIMVNEMKKKFHMYFMESYLTNCIPVILDPRFKMQHVEFRLKQYFGVDADKHIQEVRTAIEALFTEYAAEFEDNVDILSQERKGQEVALADSALSDWDEHVKLKKAKNRDELQRYLDEDFHPRTPDFDILKWWAVNSARYPTLGNIARDVLPVPASSIASESAFSTCRRVITDHRSSLAAETVEALMCFGDWIRPSGSSSSKASTPHVMPSTVDEEMTLLKAQAGEKNWSEE from the exons ATGGCCGGAAGAAATTCGCACCCTCCGCTCACCCCCTCCGCATCGAGGCTCCGTGGCCCTGACTCTGGTCTCCGTCACTCAGCCTCCGCTGCCCCCCTCCGCTCCTCTTCTCCGGCCGCGTTCATCCCGCCCCTCGAGTGGTTCGGCGAGATCTGTGGGGAGCAGCCGGCGTTCGGCGAGGTTCTTGGGGATCcgcacgcgtccggcgaggtcggtGGGGAGCCGCACGCCTCCGGCGAGGTCCATGGGGAGTTGCAGGGCGGCAGCGAGCTCCAGCGGAAAAAGAGCCGCAAGAAG GTTACAGTCACACAATCAGAAAAAATATCTCCAACTGCAGGGAGCAAAAGACCACTTTCAGAGGCTAGTGGTAGCTTAAGAGCAAGCAAGTCTGCCAAAGTTATGAATGCCAAG GTTGTCATGACTCAATTGGAAAACAGTTCTAAAACCGTAGGAAGAAAATTGGCTCCAATCGTCTCTAGATCTCCTATGACGATGGCAAGAAAAAGGGCGCACTCACATGCAAGTTCTCCAAATTTAGCCGGGACTTCGAAGACCCCTTCTTTGCATGATCTATCAGCTGCTGCTACAAGTGGTACTCCAACTTCTATGCATGATCTATCACATGATGCCACAAATGGTACTCCAACTTCTATGCATGATCTATCACTCGCTGCTACAAGTGGTACTCCAACTTCTATGCATGATCTATCTCCTGATGCTACAAATG GCTCCACACGCAAATCACGCAGGCTTACCTCTACAATTTGGAAGGATGCTGAGCCAATATATGTTGGTAGGTTCTTAATGCAAGGCCGATGCAAGTATTGCGGCAATGTATTTCCAGCATCTAGGGCCACAGGTACCAGTCAACTTGGTAGACACTTGAAGGTATGTGAGGTGAAAAATTCAATGGATGGGGTGATGAAGCAAATTAAAACTTCTGTTGAAATAGTCCCTGACTGGGAATTTGATCAAGAAGCTGTAAGGAGTGAATTATCACCTGCTGCTTCAAATGGTACTCCAACTTCTATGCATGATCTATCACCTGATGCTACAGATGGTACTCCAACTTCTATGCATGATTTATCACCCGCTGCTACAAGTTGTACTCCAACTTCTATGCATGATCTATCACCTGATCCTACAAATGGTACTTCAACTTCTATGCATGATCTACCACCCACTGCTACAAATG GCTCCAAACGCAAACAACGCAAGCTTACCTCTATCATTTGGAAGGATGCTGAGCCAATATATATTGATGGGGTATTGATGCAAGGCCGATGCAATTATTGCAACAACGTATTTCCAGCCTCTAGGGTCTCAGGTACCAGTCAACTTGGTAGACACTTGAAAGTATGTGAGGTGAAAAATTCAATGGATGGGGTGATTCAGCAAATAAAAACTTCTGATGAAATAGACCCTGATTGGAAATTTGATCAAGAAGCTGCAAggagtgagcttgttaagttaaTTGTCTTGCATGGGCTGCCCTTCTCATTCGTCGAGTATTATGGTTTTAGAAAGTTTTGTGCATCATTGAATCCCTGGTTCAAGTCTGTCAATAGAGTAACTATCGAAAATGATTGCATGGACGCTTACCATCAATACAAAAATGCCTATGAAAGTTTCTTCAAGAATTGCAATTATAGAGTATCTCTAAGTTGTGATATGTGGACTTCGAACCAAAAACTTGAATACCTTTGTATCACATGCCACTGGATTGATAGTAAATGGAAAGTTAGGCACAAAATCATAAGGTTTTGCCTAGTTGAAACACCCCACGATGCATGGAATATGTTTGGTGTGGTACTAAATAGCCTTCGTGATTGGAACATTGAGAACAAGCTATTTAGCTTCACAACAGATAATGCAGAAGTTAACACCAAAATGGTTAGCCATCTCAGAAAAAATCTTGTTGATCGAAACCTTATCCATCATGAAGGGAAACTGTTACACATTCGCTGTGCGGCTCATGTGCTAAATTTAGTAGTGCAAGATGGATTGAGAACCATGAAGTCTGTTGTGGACAACATCAGAGAGAATGTAAAATACATCAGAAGTTCTCAGTTTAGAAAAGAACAATTTGCCAAAATGGTTGCAAAAGTTGGAATAAAATGTAAACACCAGCCTTCACTAGATGTTTCTACAAGATGGAACTCCACATTCCAGATGCTCGAGTCCACATTACCATTCAGAAAAGTCTTTGAGACATTAGAGGAACAAGAACCAAATTATACATTTGGTCCTTCAGATGAGGAATGGAAAATGGTTGAAGAGATTTGTCAGCTTCTAAAGGTATTCTGCCATGCCACCAATGTTATTTCAGGCTCAAATTACCCAACCTCTAATCTCTATTTCCTCGAGATTTGGAGTGTCAAACTTGTTCTAGATGAACAAGCAAAGAGCGACAATGGTACAATCAGAATCATGGTGAATGAAATGAAGAAGAAATTTCATATGTACTTTATGGAGTCATACCTGACAAACTGCATACCGGTGATACTCGACCCAAGGTTTAAAATGCAACATGTTGAGTTCCGATTGAAACAATATTTTGGAGTTGATGCGGATAAACATATCCAAGAAGTGAGGACAGCTATCGAAGCCCTGTTTACTGAATATGCAGCTGAATTTGAAGATAATGTCGATATCTTGTCACAAGAACGAAAGGGCCAGGAAGTTGCTTTGGCTGATAGTGCCCTTTCAGATTGGGATGAACATGTAAAGCTTAAGAAAGCTAAAAACCGTGATGAGCTGCAAAGGTACCTTGATGAAGACTTCCATCCTCGTACACCAGATTTTGACATCTTAAAATGGTGGGCTGTGAACTCTGCAAGGTACCCAACACTTGGCAACATTGCCCGTGATGTGCTACCTGTTCCAGCTTCAAGTATTGCCTCTGAATCTGCGTTTAGCACGTGCCGGAGAGTTATTACAGATCACAGAAGTAGCCTAGCAGCTGAAACAGTTGAGGCATTAATGTGTTTTGGAGATTGGATTAGACCTAGCG GATCTTCTTCTTCCAAAGCAAGCACACCTCATGTGATGCCATCTACCGTTGATGAG GAAATGACACTTCTGAAAGCTCAGGCTGGTGAGAAGAACTGGAGTGAAGAATAA
- the LOC127313909 gene encoding uncharacterized protein, translating to MSSSSSSAAVPPPPPSSPPPADEGRPAEADDRVASLVDRFLVEALENPRHRLMVLRMELDIQKFMQNHQLHEFEFQQFPNSYHRCAAHRVAQHYGLVTVADSLVDGPVSRIVARKTPESKYPAIALSEVPIKQARNDIEAAEKLKFVICQRPKASQNGAGGAGTNNGAVKTVEERIDDYNKARARIFNGSIPADVEGPSDFGALSIGRNELMNVEPSVYENKGCTLNSRSRVAVFKDAEKDRIDPDYDRNYKRYVRPPMPDFSVSPGAFSFAVPQFMQYGVGYMQSPSMPRNQPSVYYGQPDLSMGSSGTAVYPQWPTPAMMYPHCYDNLGHVISQVPVYQSFNHG from the exons atgagctcctcctcctcctccgccgcggtCCCACCGCCTCCGCCGTCCTCGCCCCCACCCGCCGACGAGGGGCGGCCGGCGGAGGCcgacgacagggtggcctccctcgTGGACCGCTTCCTCGTCGAGGCGCTCGAGAACCCCCGCCACCGCCTCATGG TTTTGCGGATGGAATTGGATATACAGAAATTTATGCAGAATCATCAACTGCATGAATTTGAATTCCAGCAGTTTCCAAATTCTTATCATCGCTGTGCTGCTCATCGTGTTGCACAACATTATGGTTTAGTTACAGTAGCAGATAGCTTAGTAGATGGTCCTGTTAGCAGGATAGTTGCGAGAAAAACACCTGAAAGCAAATATCCAGCTATTGCTTTATCAGAAGTTCCCATTAAGCAAGCAAGAAATGATATTGAGGCAGCAGAAAAACTTAAGTTTGTCATTTGTCAAAGGCCCAAAGCTTCCCAAAATGGTGCAGGCGGTGCTGGAACCAATAATGGTGCAGTGAAAACTGTTGAAGAGAGGATAGATGATTACAATAAGGCACGAGCACGCATTTTCAATGGTTCCATTCCAGCAGATGTTGAAGGCCCAAGTGATTTTGGAGCTTTGTCCATTGGCAGAAATGAACTGATGAATGTTGAGCCCTCTGTATATGAGAACAAGGGCTGCACATTGAACAGCCGTTCCAGGGTTGCTGTTTTTAAGGATGCTGAAAAAGATCGCATTGATCCTGACTATGATCGTAACTACAAAAG GTATGTTAGGCCCCCCATGCCGGACTTCAGTGTGAGCCCAGGTGCCTTCAGTTTTGCTGTGCCTCAGTTTATGCAGTATGGTGTTGGTTATATGCAGTCTCCTAGCATGCCGAGAAACCAACCTTCTGTCTATTATGGTCAACCTGATTTATCGATGGGATCTTCTGGAACTGCTGTCTACCCACAGTGGCCTACCCCAGCAATGATGTATCCCCATTGCTATGACAATCTTGGCCATGTGATTTCTCAG GTTCCGGTGTACCAGTCCTTCAACCATGGCTAG
- the LOC127313919 gene encoding bZIP transcription factor 39-like, translated as MAEPALLDPSSHFDLRHYPPHLFDPDLHLAEAGLPLGTFAGCGDDDLDFDLPADFSVDDFLLRSPERSDDSAEASAAGSGPTASPSPSPTASGSGSAVADASCEVKHEDSDSGRSGAGNAAPNWTLKRKQPSPAATSDAAKCRRRSGEGDGSVSPSASASASASRAAAADSDDGVPGAGGDTRRAARLIRNRESAQLSRQRKKRYVEELEDKVKSMASLINDLNSRISFVVAENATLRQQLGGPPPGVYPPPGAAMHFPWVPGYALRPHGSHVPLVPIPRLKPPPQQQQPSATTKVTKKSDTKKTADTKSRTKTKTKKVASVSLIGLMFVMLIFGAFVPGFNHSFGMRGRSDGAVLGGFDQPLRDRVVTVTSHGNKVPKDGLKNGDMSGADSGTRMGADDIAEQKHGPAVNASETLPALLYVPRNGKHVKINGNLIIHSVLASEKAVAHRTSKQKSDLSGIDHKEKSISVAHHLSLPGNNMNPQEKSPVDGPLPQWFREGMAGPILNSGMCSEVFQFDISTASTNSGGIIPSPAVNSSSFNATQNISTPAPAYYGKLKNRRIMYNEAIPLPGKTVNNTEPFNRTSESSKLPDKKPASSVVVSVLADPREAGDGDSDPRMSPKSLSRIFVVVLLDGVRYVTYSCTLPFKSSSPHLVN; from the exons ATGGCGGAGCCGGCGCTGCTGGATCCCTCCTCCCACTTTGACCTCCGCCACTACCCGCCCCACCTCTTCGACCCGGACCTCCACCTCGCGGAAGCTGGCCTCCCGCTCGGGACCTTCGCCGGTTGCGGCGACGACGACCTCGACTTCGACCTGCCGGCAGATTTCTCCGTCGACGACTTCCTCCTCCGCTCCCCCGAGCGCAGCGACGACTCCGCCGAGGCCTCCGCCGCCGGATCCGGCCCCACCGCCTCCCCCTCGCCCTCCCCCACCGCCTCCGGCAGCGGCTCCGCCGTCGCCGACGCCAGCTGCGAGGTCAAGCACGAGGACTCGGACTCGGGCCGAAGCGGCGCCGGCAACGCCGCCCCGAACTGGACCCTCAAGCGGAAGCAGCCGAGCCCCGCCGCGACATCGGACGCGGCCAAGTGCCGCCGCCGATCCGGAGAGGGCGACGGCTCGGTCTCCCCCTCcgcgtccgcctccgcctccgcctcgcgCGCCGCCGCGGCGGACTCCGACGACGGGGTCCCCGGCGCCGGGGGCGACACCAGGCGCGCCGCGCGGCTGATCCGGAACCGCGAGAGCGCGCAGCTCTCGCGCCAGCGGAAGAAGCGCTACGTCGAGGAGCTGGAGGACAAGGTCAAGTCCATGGCCTCCCTCATCAACGACCTCAACTCCAGGATCTCCTTCGTCGTCGCCGAGAACGCCACGCTGCGGCAGCAGCTCGGCGGCCCTCCGCCCGGGGTGTACCCACCCCCTGGAGCAGCGATGCATTTCCCGTGGGTGCCCGGGTACGCGCTGCGGCCGCACGGCTCCCATGTGCCCCTGGTGCCGATCCCCCGGCTAAAACCGccgccgcagcagcagcagccatcgGCCACAACCAAGGTTACCAAAAAGTCAGACACCAAAAAAACCGCAGATACCAAGAGCAGAaccaagaccaagaccaagaAGGTGGCGAGCGTTAGCCTCATCGGTCTGATGTTCGTCATGCTCATCTTCGGCGCCTTCGTTCCGGGGTTCAACCACAGTTTCGGAATGAGGGGGAGGAGCGACGGTGCGGTGCTTGGGGGTTTTGATCAGCCTCTTCGTGATAGGGTAGTCACCGTCACTAGCCATGGCAATAAAGTACCTAAGGACGGTTTGAAGAATGGTGACATGTCCGGTGCCGATTCTGGGACGAGGATGGGGGCTGATGACATCGCCGAGCAGAAGCATGGCCCTGCGGTTAACGCGAGTGAGACGCTGCCTGCTTTGCTGTATGTGCCGAGGAATGGGAAGCATGTCAAGATCAACGGCAATCTGATTATTCATTCCGTGCTTGCGAGCGAGAAGGCGGTGGCACACAGGACTTCAAAACAGAAAAGTGATCTCTCGGGTATAGATCACAAGGAGAAAAGTATATCCGTAGCTCATCATCTGTCACTGCCTGGAAACAATATGAATCCACAGGAGAAATCCCCGGTAGATGGACCATTGCCGCAGTGGTTCCGTGAAGGAATGGCAG GGCCTATCTTAAATTCTGGAATGTGCAGCGAGGTATTTCAGTTTGACATTTCCACTGCTTCTACCAACTCTGGTGGCATAATACCTTCTCCAGCTGTGAACTCCTCAAGTTTTAATGCTACTCAGAATATTTCAACACCAGCTCCCGCTTATTATGGCAAGCTGAAAAATAGGAGGATCATGTACAATGAGGCAATTCCACTCCCTGGGAAAACGGTGAACAACACAGAGCCTTTTAACAGAACTTCTGAAAGCAGCAAGTTACCTGATAAAAAGCCAGCATCATCCGTAGTCGTTTCTGTGCTAGCTGATCCCAGAGAGGCCGGTGATGGAGACAGTGATCCGAGGATGTCCCCGAAGTCGCTCTCCAGGATATTTGTTGTTGTTCTCCTTGATGGTGTCAGATATGTCACATATTCCTGCACCCTTCCTTTCAAGAGCTCCAGTCCTCATCTTGTGAACTAA